GGCCGGCTCCAGCGGCGTCATCACCAACTCCAGCAGCCAGGCGGCCCGCACCGGCTCCTACAAGGCCTGGCTCGACGGCTACGGCTCCACCCACACCGACACGCTGTCCCAGTCGGTGACGATCCCGAGCGGCTGCACGGGCACGAAGCTCACGTTCTACGTCCACATCGACACGGCTGAGACCACCACCAGCTCGCAGTACGACAAGCTGACGGTCACCGCCGGTTCGACGACCCTGGCGACCTACTCCAACCTGAACGCGGCGACCGGCTACGTCCTCAAGACGATCAGCCTCTCGGCCTACGCGGGTACGACGGTCGCCCTGAAGTTCACGGGCGTGGAGGACTCCTCCCTCCAGACGAGCTTCGTGATCGACGACACGGCGGTCACGACCAGCTGATCACCGCCCACTGACCAACCCCCCACGGGTACGGCTGCGGCACCCGGCGCCTTCCAGCGCCGGGTGCCGCAGCCGTTCCACAGGAGGAGTCAGAAGGACCAAGGGGCTCAGACCTCCAGGTTGCCCTTCATGTCCCGCTGCATTTCCAGCAGTTGCTCATTCGGGACCGCGCCGCCGAACCGCCGGTCGCGGGAGGCGAATTCGACGCAGGCGCGCCACAGGTCGCGGCGGTCGAAGTCCGGCCAGAGAACGTCCTGGAACACCATCTCGGCGTAACTCGACTGCCAGATCAGGTAGTTGGAGGTGCGCTGTTCTCCACTGGGCCGGAGGAAAAGGTCGACGTCCGGCATGTCCGGGTAGTAGAGGTACTTCTGGATGGTCTTCTCGGAGACCTTGTCGGGGTCGAGCTTTCCGGCGGCGACATCGCGGGCCATCGCCTTGGCCGCGTCGGCGAGTTCGGCGCGACCGCCGTAATTGACGCAGAAGTAGAGGGTCATGGCGTCGTTGTTCTTGGTCTGCTCCTGGGCGACCTGGAGTTCCTGAACGACGGACTTCCACATCTTGGGCATACGCCCGACCCACCGAATCCGGATACCGAGTTCGTTCATCTCGTCGCGTCGGCGCCGGATGACGTCACGGTTGAAGTTCATGAGGAAGCGGACCTCTTCAGGTGACCGCTTCCAGTTCTCGGTGGAGAAGGCGTAGAGGGAGAGATTCTTGACGCCGAGTTCCAGGCATCCCTTGAGAACATCGAGGACGACACCTTCGCCGACCTTGTGCCCCTCCGTACGCGGCAGCCCGCGCTCCTTGGCCCACCGCCCGTTGCCGTCCATGACGCATGCCACATGGTTCGGTACGAGTTCGCCGGGGAGCTTCGGCGCGGTGGCGCCGGAGGGGTGCGGCTCCGGCGTCTTGTACTCGCGGCGCTGGCGCCCCAGGATTCCGCGTACGACCATGAGTCTCTCGTCTCTTTTCTTACCGGTGCTTGCTACTACTAATTCGCTTTTCTACTTCTCTACATAGCGCAGGGAGCGCAGCCCGCGCTCCAGGTGCCAGTGCAGGTAGGCGGACACCAGCCCGCTCCCCTCTCTGACATGACGCGGCTCACACGCGTCCGCGGTCGCCCAGTCGCCCGTGAGCAGCGCGCCGAGCAGTTCGAGGGCCTGGGGAGAGGGTACGACGCTCCCGGCGACCCGGCAGTCGACGCAGACGGAGCCTCCGGCGGCCACCGAGAAGAAGCGGTTCGGCCCGGCCATCCCGCACTTCGCGCAGTCGCCGAAGGAGGGCGCGTACCCGTTGACGGCGAGGGAGCGCAGCAGGAACGCGTCGAGGATGAGGTGAGGCTCGTGCTCGGCACGGGCGAGGGTGCGCAGCCCGCCGACCAACAGCAGGTACTGCTGCACCGCGGGCTCACCCTCGTGGTCGGTGAACCGTTCCGCCGTCTCCAGCATGGCCGTCCCGGCGGTGTACCGGGCGTAGTCGGTGACGATGCCGCCACCGTACGGAGCGATGGTCTCGCTCTGCGTACAGAGCGGCAGCCCGCGCCCGACCAGGTCGCTCCCCCGCGAGAAGAACTGCACGTCGACATGGGAGAAGGGTTCCAGCCGGGCCCCGAACTTGGACTTCGTCCGCCGCACCCCCCGGGCCACGGCCCGGACCCGCCCGTGACCGCGCGTGAGCAGCGTGATGATCCGGTCGGCTTCCCCCAGCTTCTGGGTACGCAGCACGACACCGTCGTCACGGAACAAGCTCATGGGGTCATTGTCTCGTACGGAACGGGGGGCCAGGACGGGCTGGTACCTCTTACCGGCGAACGGGGCGGATTCGCTGAGCTGCGGCCGGCCTGTCGGCAAGGCTCTGTTCGGGGACGATCAGTACGTGCTGGGGTGACACACGTCACGCGCCGACCCCCGGAGGGAAGCTCAGGGAACCTCACCGCGGCTGCGTGCGTTCGCGTACGCCGTGGCCGCGCTGAGGCGTTCCGCCGGGGTGGCGGGCCTGAGGGCGTCCGGGGCCGCGTCCCACTCCCGGCCGCCGCCGTACGATCTGAGCTGGACGTAGGGCCCCTCGTGCCCCATGACCAGCCCCACCTTTTCGGTGCCGGTGTCCATGACGTACGAGCCGACCTCCGGCCGCCCCGGTTTACCCGCCCGCGCCGTCGGCTTCACGTCGTTCATCGCAGCGCCGCCGCGATCCGGGCCGCCGTCTCGACGTTGCAGCGCCCCAATTCGATGAGCGGACAGGGCGCTTCCCGGGCCACGCTCGCCGCGTCCAACCGGAGCGACGGCAAGGTAATCCCGGCGTTTTTCAACGCCTTCCGCAATTCCTTCACAATTTCCTCCGCTTCTTCGACGCAGTCCGCCGAGTGTGCCGCCTGACGTGCCGTCACCGTGCTCCCCTGACTAATCGAGTTTCACTCTTCGCACTTCTACGATGACGCGTTGTGCCTACACTCGGAAGGCTCTGGGCGCAGCAACGGCGGTGCAGTCGAAGGGGGTTCAGTTCGGTTATGGCCAATGGTTCACAGCAGCAGGCGGCTTGGGAGTTCTTCGGAACGGAGTTGAAGCGACGCCGGGAGGAGGCCGGATTAACCCAAGTGGAGCTGGGAGCGCTGGTTTTCGTCTCCGGGGGCTACATCGGGCAGTTCGAGCAGGCGATTCGGAAGCCGCAGTTGGATGTGGCGGTACGGATTGACGACGTCCTACAAACCGCTGGTTTTTTCGAGCGCACGTGGCGCAAGCTCATCGACGACAAGCGGTACGCCGATTACTTCGCGGCGGTCGTGGAGCTTGAGCGGACGGCGACGAAGATCTGCGAGTTCGCGCCCACGCTCGTACCCGGCCTGTTGCAGACCGCCTCGTACACGCGGGCGGTGACATTGGCGAGCAACCCGTTCGCCACTGACGCCCACATCGAGGAGAAGATCGCGGCCCGCATCGAACGGGCACGCATCCTGAACGGCACTACACGACCCGAGTATTGGGCAATCCTGCACGAGCACGTGTTGCGCGTTCCGGTCGGCGGCGCGACCGAGATGGCCGAGCAACTGGAGCACATCCTGGAGCTGGCGCGGCAGCGGAAGGTCCTGGTGCAGGTGCTGCCCACCTCCGTTGGGGCGTACCCCCTCATGGGCCGGATGGTCAGGCTCTTCGAGTTCGAGGACGCACCGCCAACCTCCTATACAGAGGCCGTGTATTCGGGGAGCCTGCTGGACGATCCGGCCCTAGTGAAGCGCGTGCAGGGGGCATACGATCTGCTCAGGGCCGCCGCACTGCCGCCGGAGGCGTCCCTCGCCCTGATCGAGTCGGCGGCGGAGGACCACAGACGATGCGCGCGTACGACCTGAGCACTGCCAAGTGGCGCAAAAGCACCTACAGCGACGACAACGGCGGCGACTGCGTCGAGGTAGCGCACGACTTCATCGGCGCCGCCCGCTGGCGTAAGAGCACGTACAGCGACGGCAACGGCGGTGACTGCGTCGAAGTAGCCGACGGAGTCCCCGGCATCGTGCCCGTCCGGGACAGCAAGGTCTCGGACGGGCCCGTGCTGCTCGTTAATGCGCCGGCCTGGGCGGAGTTCATCGGCGCCGTCGCGTAGGACGGCGCCGACGACTCTGCTGTCAGGTCACGGCGTGAGCTGCCAGCGCTGGATGTACCCGACGTCGATCGACGCGTGGTCCTGCACGCGCAGCTTCCACGTGCCGGTGAGGGGCTGGGCCGAGGCGTCGATCGTGAAGGCCTGGTCGACGTTGTCGGCGGAGCCGCCGCTCAGGTTGAGGAGCGAGTAGACGGTGCCGTTGGGGCCGACCAGGTCGACGGTCAGGTCACCGCGGTAGGTGTGGACGATGTTGACGTAGACCGAGGTGGCGGCGGAGGCGTTGCCGTCGCGGCCCTCGATGGTGATCGGGGACTCCACGGCGGCACCGTTGTCGGGGATGTCGACGCGGGTGGATGTGGCGTAGATGTAGGCGATCCGCCAGGTGAAGGTGTCCGTGACGGACGCGCCTGTGCCGTCGGTGACCTTGATGGCGACGTCGCTGGCGCCGAGGGTGGTCGGCGTCCCGGAGATCAGACCGCTCGGGCTGAGGGTCAGGCCGTCGGGCAGGCCGGTGGCCTCGTAGGTCAGCCCCGAACCGGAGTTGGTGGTGTACGCGTCCACCTGAAGGCTGACCGCCTGCCCGACGCCGCTGGTCTGGTCGGCGAGCGGGGCGACGTTGACGCCGAGGGCTATCCGGCCGCCGACGTTGATGCCGGCCCAGGCGTCGGCGACGGCGAGGTAGGTGGGACTGTAGGCGCCGAACAGGTCACCCGCCGCCTGGAGGGTGGCGGTGCGGGCGCCCGCGTAGTCGGTCGACGAGGTCATGTACGTCGTCAGCGCTCGGTACCAGACGGCGGCGGCGTTGTCGATGCCGATGCCGGTGACGGCCTGACCGTCCGAGGTCGGGCTGTTGTAGGCGACGCCGTTGACGGTCTTGGCGCCGCTGCCCTCGGAGAGCAGGTAGAAGAAGTGGTTCGCCGGGCCCGAGGAGTAGTGGACGTCGAGGTTGCCCAGGGTGGAGCTCCAACTGTCGCGGGAGCCGCCGTCCTTGGAGGGCTTGTCCATGTAACGCAGCGGAGTGCCGTTGCCGTTGATGTCGATCTTCTCGCCGACGAGGTAGTCACCGGGATCGGCGGCGAGGTTCGCGTGGAACTCGACGGCCGCGGCGAAGATGTCGGAGGTCGCCTCGTTGAGACCGCCGGACTCGCCCGAGTAGTTCAGGTTGGCGGTGGCGGCGGTGACGCCGTGGCTCATCTCGTGGGCGGCCACGTCGAGCGCGGTCAGCGGGTGCGTGTTGCCCGAGCCGTCGCCGTAGGTCATGCAGAAGCAGCTGTCCTGCCAGAAGGCGTTGACGTAACTGCTGCCGTAGTGGGCCCGGCTGTAGGCGGCGACACCGTCGTTGCGGATGCCGTTGCGGCCGAACACGTCCTTGTAGTAGTCCCAGGTGGCGGCGGCACCGAATGCCACGTCGACACCGGCGGTCTGGCGGTTGGACGGCAGACCGTTGCCCCAGACATCGTTGTCGTCCGTGAAGAGGGTGCCGGTGCCGGAGGTGCCCTGGTTCAGGTCGTACGTCTTGTGCCCGGCGCGGTCGCCGTCTGTGAGCTGGTACGTCGATCCCGCGAGGGTGCTGCCGAGGGGAACCGTGCCGACGTACTGGCCGGTGCCTTCGCCGGTGTGTACCTTCTCGGCGGCGAGGATCTGCTTGCCGGTGCTCGCGTCGGTGACGACCTGCAGTTCGCTGGGCGTGCCGTCCTGCTGGACACCCTTGACCACCGTCTCCCAGGCCAGGACCGGCTTGGTCGCGCCGGCCCAGACGACGAGGCGGGGCGCGTGCCCGGTCTCGGTGCCGGTGACGTCGGTGCCCTTCGCGGCCGCGAGTGCCTTGCCGGTGGCGTTGGCCGCGGAGAGCTTCGGGGTGAGGGACGGCAGCGTGATGGTCGCCCCGCTCGCCTTGGACACGGTGGTGCGGTTGCTCTTGAGGTGGACGACCAGGTCGCCGCCGAGCACGGGCAGTCCGGCGTAGGTGCGTTCGTATCGGGTGTGGGTGGTGCCGTCGGCGTCCTGGACCACGTCCTTGACGACGAGCTTCTCCCGCGCGCCGAGGGCGAGTTGACGGGCCGTGGCGCCGGACGCGGTCTGCGCGCTCTTGATCAGTGAGGCGCGGCGGGCCGCCGACAGGGGCGCCGCGGCGGCGCCCGCGCGAGGCACGGCGTTGATCTTGGCCGGGCCCGGGTCGGCCGGGGCCGCGGTGGCGGTTCCGGCTGGGGCCCCGAGGGCGAGCAGGGTCCCGATGGTCGTCATCGCGAGGGCGGCGGTGGCGGTTCTGTGCCGGAGGGTGGGGCGGTGTCGCCGGGGCAACGGGTTCTCCTTCTGTGCGACGGTCGGCCCGTGATGGGGACCGACGTGGGGGCGGACCGACGGGATGGGGCCGGTCCGGGGCGCTGCACGGCAGGCGGGTGAGAAGAGGTGGGGGAGGTGAGTGGGGGATGTCCCGCATGATGCGGGTGTGAAGGAATGGTGAACTTCGGCAGCAGCGTGGCACTGCGTGCCTTGTTTTGTCATGAGAATGCCAAAACAACGGCTTGAAATGACCATGCCCAACTGGGGGTCCGTCGCGCCGACGCGTTTTTCGGCCACGGGAGCGGCCCTCTTACCCCGCTGCTGGCTTCCAAAAGCAGAGATCGCGCGGATAGGCTCCCCCGGCGCGCGCATCGGACGCGT
This genomic interval from Streptomyces sp. B21-083 contains the following:
- a CDS encoding M4 family metallopeptidase, which codes for MTTIGTLLALGAPAGTATAAPADPGPAKINAVPRAGAAAAPLSAARRASLIKSAQTASGATARQLALGAREKLVVKDVVQDADGTTHTRYERTYAGLPVLGGDLVVHLKSNRTTVSKASGATITLPSLTPKLSAANATGKALAAAKGTDVTGTETGHAPRLVVWAGATKPVLAWETVVKGVQQDGTPSELQVVTDASTGKQILAAEKVHTGEGTGQYVGTVPLGSTLAGSTYQLTDGDRAGHKTYDLNQGTSGTGTLFTDDNDVWGNGLPSNRQTAGVDVAFGAAATWDYYKDVFGRNGIRNDGVAAYSRAHYGSSYVNAFWQDSCFCMTYGDGSGNTHPLTALDVAAHEMSHGVTAATANLNYSGESGGLNEATSDIFAAAVEFHANLAADPGDYLVGEKIDINGNGTPLRYMDKPSKDGGSRDSWSSTLGNLDVHYSSGPANHFFYLLSEGSGAKTVNGVAYNSPTSDGQAVTGIGIDNAAAVWYRALTTYMTSSTDYAGARTATLQAAGDLFGAYSPTYLAVADAWAGINVGGRIALGVNVAPLADQTSGVGQAVSLQVDAYTTNSGSGLTYEATGLPDGLTLSPSGLISGTPTTLGASDVAIKVTDGTGASVTDTFTWRIAYIYATSTRVDIPDNGAAVESPITIEGRDGNASAATSVYVNIVHTYRGDLTVDLVGPNGTVYSLLNLSGGSADNVDQAFTIDASAQPLTGTWKLRVQDHASIDVGYIQRWQLTP
- a CDS encoding DUF397 domain-containing protein: MRAYDLSTAKWRKSTYSDDNGGDCVEVAHDFIGAARWRKSTYSDGNGGDCVEVADGVPGIVPVRDSKVSDGPVLLVNAPAWAEFIGAVA
- the recO gene encoding DNA repair protein RecO, whose product is MSLFRDDGVVLRTQKLGEADRIITLLTRGHGRVRAVARGVRRTKSKFGARLEPFSHVDVQFFSRGSDLVGRGLPLCTQSETIAPYGGGIVTDYARYTAGTAMLETAERFTDHEGEPAVQQYLLLVGGLRTLARAEHEPHLILDAFLLRSLAVNGYAPSFGDCAKCGMAGPNRFFSVAAGGSVCVDCRVAGSVVPSPQALELLGALLTGDWATADACEPRHVREGSGLVSAYLHWHLERGLRSLRYVEK
- a CDS encoding helix-turn-helix domain-containing protein, whose amino-acid sequence is MANGSQQQAAWEFFGTELKRRREEAGLTQVELGALVFVSGGYIGQFEQAIRKPQLDVAVRIDDVLQTAGFFERTWRKLIDDKRYADYFAAVVELERTATKICEFAPTLVPGLLQTASYTRAVTLASNPFATDAHIEEKIAARIERARILNGTTRPEYWAILHEHVLRVPVGGATEMAEQLEHILELARQRKVLVQVLPTSVGAYPLMGRMVRLFEFEDAPPTSYTEAVYSGSLLDDPALVKRVQGAYDLLRAAALPPEASLALIESAAEDHRRCARTT
- a CDS encoding isoprenyl transferase, translating into MVVRGILGRQRREYKTPEPHPSGATAPKLPGELVPNHVACVMDGNGRWAKERGLPRTEGHKVGEGVVLDVLKGCLELGVKNLSLYAFSTENWKRSPEEVRFLMNFNRDVIRRRRDEMNELGIRIRWVGRMPKMWKSVVQELQVAQEQTKNNDAMTLYFCVNYGGRAELADAAKAMARDVAAGKLDPDKVSEKTIQKYLYYPDMPDVDLFLRPSGEQRTSNYLIWQSSYAEMVFQDVLWPDFDRRDLWRACVEFASRDRRFGGAVPNEQLLEMQRDMKGNLEV